The nucleotide window CCGGTTGCGCTCTCCTAATGTGTGTGTATCTTTTTGTTGCATAAATGAGGGCGCAAAATTAGCTAATCTGACGGTTACATAAATGAAAGCCTGGCTGCCGGTGTACAAACAACTTAATCCGCGGCTAACGGCGGTATCAGAAACGCCACAGTATTGTTAGGATGGCACCTGTAACCGTCTGCCGGAAGCTTGCTATTGCTCCCACAGTTTTACACCGCCGTCAATACCATCTATATTGTTAACCAGGATGATATTATCGTCCAGTTTAAAATCAAGTTTCCTGGACAATCCACCTCCGATGTACAATCGGTCGTAATTGAAAACAGTTTTGGTTACGGAGAGCACATACTGCATTCTTTTATTCCATTTTTTCTTGCCGATCTCGTTATAAGCCGCTTCCCCGATAAACGCATCATAATCCTGTCCTTTATGAATAGGGTGGTGGGCTACTTCCAGATGAGGTAACACTTTCCCCTCCAGGTAGAAGGCCGTACCAAAGCCGGTTCCCAATGTGGTCATCATTTCAAACCCTTTGCCGCTTACGCAGCCAAGGCCCAGCAGGTCAGCGTCGTTTACAACCCTTGCAGGCTTTCCCAAGGTAACCATTAGCTCTTCGGCAAGGTTGATCCCGGCCCAATAGCCTGTGCCGAGATTGGGGGCCGTATGAACAATACCATCTCTTACATATCCCGGGAAACCTGCCGATACGCGATCATATTTAAAGGTCTGTACCAGTTCTTTTATTGTGGCCAGTACATTTTTAGGATTAGCGGATTGAGGGGTGGGGACTTTCGTATACTCCTGTAATATTTTTCCGCTCTTACTAAGTGTGCATGCTTTTATTTTCGATCCGCCGATATCAATTGAAAGTGTAATTGCTGCCATTATTGTTGTTTATATGGTAAAGGTTTATATTGTTACTGGTAAAC belongs to Niabella yanshanensis and includes:
- a CDS encoding ROK family protein, whose product is MAAITLSIDIGGSKIKACTLSKSGKILQEYTKVPTPQSANPKNVLATIKELVQTFKYDRVSAGFPGYVRDGIVHTAPNLGTGYWAGINLAEELMVTLGKPARVVNDADLLGLGCVSGKGFEMMTTLGTGFGTAFYLEGKVLPHLEVAHHPIHKGQDYDAFIGEAAYNEIGKKKWNKRMQYVLSVTKTVFNYDRLYIGGGLSRKLDFKLDDNIILVNNIDGIDGGVKLWEQ